The Nitratidesulfovibrio sp. SRB-5 genome includes a window with the following:
- the mlaD gene encoding outer membrane lipid asymmetry maintenance protein MlaD, producing MKKYSRETSVGIFVLIGLLCVGYLTIKLGRMELLSDKGYTVHARFTSITGLRVGAEVEIAGVPVGRVAGINLAPDKPVAVVSLRMREGVHLTDDVIASVKTSGLIGDKYIKLSPGGSPDQLGEGDEITETESAIDIESLISKYVFGGV from the coding sequence ATGAAAAAGTATTCGCGAGAAACATCGGTCGGCATCTTCGTGCTTATCGGGCTGCTGTGCGTCGGCTACCTCACCATCAAGCTGGGGCGCATGGAACTGTTGTCCGACAAGGGCTACACCGTGCACGCCCGGTTCACCTCCATCACCGGCCTGCGCGTGGGGGCGGAGGTGGAAATCGCGGGCGTGCCCGTGGGGCGCGTGGCGGGCATCAACCTGGCGCCGGACAAGCCGGTGGCTGTGGTCAGCCTGCGCATGCGCGAAGGCGTGCACCTGACCGACGATGTCATCGCTTCGGTAAAGACCAGCGGCCTCATTGGCGACAAGTACATCAAGCTTTCGCCCGGCGGTTCTCCGGACCAGCTTGGCGAAGGCGACGAAATCACGGAAACCGAATCGGCAATCGACATCGAATCGCTGATCAGCAAGTACGTGTTCGGAGGAGTCTAG
- a CDS encoding ABC transporter ATP-binding protein — protein sequence MRATTGWDIRLDGLAVGYGDHVVLRDVNALLPAGKISMIIGGSGCGKSTLLRHVLGLQRPMAGTLSVGGRDLFALAGRDFRKVRRRMGVLFQDGALLGSLTLGDNVALPLREHTGLPKATIRQIVLHKLALVGLADYADYYPNQLSGGMRKRAGLARAIVMDPPILLCDEPTSGLDPVNAARMDHLLLDMQANFPGMTIVVVSHDLRSLDAIADYVLMLHDGTAAFAGPVDALRASNDPYVRSFLDRRADEDQRAEVSLAPEVQQALDAWLDR from the coding sequence ATGCGCGCGACTACCGGATGGGACATACGGCTTGACGGCCTTGCGGTGGGCTACGGCGACCACGTGGTGCTGCGCGACGTGAACGCGCTGCTGCCCGCGGGCAAAATTTCCATGATCATCGGCGGCTCGGGCTGCGGCAAGTCCACCCTGCTGCGCCACGTGCTGGGCCTGCAACGCCCCATGGCGGGCACCCTTTCGGTGGGCGGACGCGACCTGTTCGCCCTTGCCGGGCGCGACTTTCGCAAGGTGCGGCGGCGCATGGGCGTGCTGTTCCAGGACGGGGCGCTGCTGGGTTCGCTGACGCTGGGCGACAACGTGGCCCTGCCCCTGCGCGAGCACACCGGCCTGCCCAAGGCCACCATCCGCCAGATCGTGCTGCACAAGCTGGCTCTGGTGGGCCTGGCCGACTACGCGGACTACTACCCCAACCAGCTTTCCGGCGGCATGCGCAAGCGCGCGGGCCTGGCGCGGGCCATCGTCATGGACCCGCCCATCCTGCTGTGCGACGAGCCCACATCGGGTCTGGACCCGGTCAACGCCGCGCGCATGGACCATCTGCTGCTGGACATGCAGGCCAATTTTCCCGGCATGACCATTGTTGTGGTCAGCCACGACCTGCGCAGCCTGGACGCCATCGCCGACTACGTGCTCATGCTGCACGACGGCACGGCGGCCTTCGCGGGGCCGGTGGATGCGCTGCGCGCGTCCAACGATCCGTACGTGCGCAGCTTTCTGGACCGGCGGGCCGACGAGGACCAGCGGGCCGAGGTATCGCTGGCGCCGGAGGTGCAGCAGGCCCTCGACGCCTGGCTGGACCGCTGA
- a CDS encoding MlaE family ABC transporter permease yields the protein MSTGPGILAPVTALGAATLRLLGEMGAMFLFLADGLRLIFASPKQIPKILNQVFVIGSKSLFVILLIGVFTGMVLGLQGYYTLVKFGSEGLLGAAVALSLIRELGPVLTAIMVTGRAGSSMAAEIGVMRITDQIDALDVMDINPMAYLVAPRIAASLISFPLLTAIFDVVGILGGYVTGVTLLGINEGVYFYRIQTSVEMADITGGFMKSVLFAVIVATVSCYQGYFTHMRRDGVGPEGVSNSTTSAVVLSCVFVLVADYVLTSFLL from the coding sequence ATGAGCACAGGCCCCGGCATACTCGCCCCCGTTACCGCCCTTGGCGCCGCAACCCTGCGCCTGCTGGGCGAGATGGGGGCCATGTTCCTGTTCCTGGCGGACGGCCTGCGCCTCATCTTCGCCTCGCCCAAGCAGATCCCCAAGATCCTGAACCAGGTGTTCGTCATCGGCTCCAAGTCGCTGTTCGTCATCCTGCTCATCGGGGTATTCACCGGCATGGTGCTGGGCCTGCAGGGGTACTACACGCTGGTCAAGTTCGGGTCCGAAGGGCTGCTGGGCGCCGCCGTGGCCCTTTCGCTGATCCGCGAGCTGGGGCCGGTGCTGACGGCCATCATGGTCACGGGCCGGGCGGGGTCGTCCATGGCCGCCGAAATCGGGGTCATGCGCATCACCGACCAGATCGACGCGCTGGACGTCATGGACATCAACCCCATGGCCTACCTGGTGGCCCCGCGCATCGCCGCCTCGCTGATTTCCTTCCCTTTGCTGACGGCCATTTTCGACGTGGTGGGCATCCTTGGCGGGTACGTCACCGGCGTAACCCTGCTGGGCATCAACGAGGGCGTGTACTTCTACCGCATCCAGACCAGCGTCGAGATGGCCGACATCACCGGCGGCTTCATGAAGTCTGTGCTGTTCGCCGTCATCGTGGCCACGGTAAGCTGCTACCAGGGCTATTTCACCCACATGCGCCGCGACGGCGTGGGGCCCGAGGGTGTCAGCAACTCCACCACTTCCGCCGTGGTCCTTTCGTGCGTGTTCGTGCTTGTGGCCGACTACGTGCTGACCTCGTTCCTGCTGTAA
- a CDS encoding SPOR domain-containing protein: MAAPRQGQNGPGPQNGRGGQGTKDGGRKKGVYTINVTLPSLISAGIVAIIGFGWVFVLGVIVGRGYNPEERLGIDRIMPKPAANASAGASPTPMPGGVIKPEELQFMDSLRAKPAPVSGNAGVSVNASEIVAKNGKKDQKPDTKPDTKTDTKADAKKDTKTAKADTKTDSRAAQKTEAKPDTKADTKKDAQKDTRKTATSTAAPKDARESKDSKDTKDTKATEAKPADGDRFDYVYQVAAYKAADPANALKAKLEASGIKVRMDSSVENGVSWYRLNALFRGTPEDTRQLRAALSKHGIDKVILRSKTPVSR; encoded by the coding sequence ATGGCAGCACCCAGACAAGGGCAGAACGGACCGGGCCCGCAAAACGGGCGTGGCGGCCAGGGGACGAAGGATGGCGGACGCAAGAAGGGCGTCTACACCATCAACGTCACCCTGCCCTCGCTCATTTCGGCGGGCATCGTGGCCATCATCGGCTTCGGCTGGGTGTTCGTGCTCGGGGTCATCGTGGGGCGCGGCTACAACCCGGAAGAACGCCTGGGCATAGACCGCATCATGCCCAAGCCCGCCGCCAACGCGAGCGCCGGGGCAAGCCCCACCCCCATGCCCGGCGGCGTGATCAAGCCGGAAGAGCTTCAGTTCATGGATTCGCTGCGCGCCAAGCCCGCCCCGGTTTCCGGCAACGCGGGGGTGTCGGTGAACGCTTCGGAAATCGTGGCCAAAAACGGGAAGAAGGACCAGAAGCCCGATACCAAGCCCGATACCAAGACTGACACGAAAGCGGACGCCAAAAAGGACACCAAGACCGCCAAGGCCGATACCAAGACGGATTCCAGGGCCGCCCAGAAGACCGAGGCCAAGCCCGATACCAAGGCGGACACCAAAAAGGACGCCCAAAAGGACACCAGAAAGACCGCGACGTCCACCGCCGCGCCGAAAGACGCCCGGGAGTCCAAGGATTCCAAGGACACCAAGGATACCAAGGCAACGGAGGCCAAGCCCGCCGACGGCGACCGCTTCGACTACGTGTACCAGGTGGCGGCCTACAAGGCGGCGGACCCCGCCAACGCCCTGAAGGCCAAGCTTGAGGCCTCCGGCATCAAGGTGCGCATGGATTCCTCGGTGGAAAACGGCGTATCGTGGTACCGCCTGAATGCGCTGTTCCGGGGCACGCCCGAGGACACGCGCCAGTTGCGCGCCGCGCTGTCCAAGCACGGCATCGACAAGGTCATCCTGCGCAGCAAGACGCCGGTTTCCCGATAG
- the argS gene encoding arginine--tRNA ligase, with product MRARQQLLASLQAIVKDMGLSWPEKATLEPPRDKSFGDLAANIALVLSKDAGVPPRELASRLAGALRDSDPAIASVDIAGPGFLNVTYSPDFWRETVLHVEAAGDRYGATTVGAGRKAQVEYVSANPTGPLHIGHGRGAALGDCLARVLRFAGYDVTTEYYINDAGRQMRLLGLSVWLRALELSGRPFTLPEDFYRGDYIKDIAAEMLAKDPGLVDLPEAEGQDRCFEYAMSSIMDGIKQDLADFRVEHQVWFSELSLVREGAVEKTFERLKAAGLAFEQDGALWFRTTTLGDDKDRVLRKSDGTLTYFASDIAYHDNKYDRGFDLVVDIWGADHHGYVPRMRAAVAALGKRPEQFDVILVQLVNLLQNGEQIAMSTRAGQFETLHDVVREVGADAARFMFLSRKSDSHLDFDLELVKQRSMDNPVYYVQYAHARVCAVLRKAAERSIVLPARLDAAALAPLTLPEELDLLRLVDRMPDTLSAAAEGLAPHHVSFYLMEVAGALHSYYAKVPVLNAADAETIVARLALLRVVGQAVANGLNLLGVEAPEAM from the coding sequence ATGCGCGCACGTCAGCAGCTGCTGGCCTCCCTTCAGGCCATCGTGAAGGACATGGGGCTTTCCTGGCCCGAAAAGGCCACCCTTGAACCGCCCCGCGACAAGTCGTTCGGAGACCTTGCCGCCAACATCGCCCTGGTGCTTTCCAAAGACGCGGGGGTTCCCCCGCGCGAGCTGGCCTCGCGCCTTGCCGGTGCCCTGCGCGATTCCGACCCGGCCATCGCCTCCGTGGACATCGCCGGGCCGGGCTTCCTGAACGTCACCTACTCGCCCGATTTCTGGCGCGAAACCGTGCTGCACGTTGAAGCCGCGGGCGACCGCTACGGCGCCACCACCGTGGGCGCGGGCCGCAAGGCGCAGGTGGAGTACGTGTCCGCCAACCCCACCGGGCCGCTGCACATCGGCCACGGGCGCGGAGCCGCCCTTGGCGATTGCCTGGCGCGCGTGCTGCGCTTTGCCGGGTACGACGTGACCACCGAATACTACATCAACGACGCCGGTCGGCAGATGCGCCTGCTGGGCCTTTCCGTCTGGCTGCGCGCGCTGGAGCTTTCCGGTCGTCCGTTCACCCTGCCCGAAGATTTCTATCGCGGCGACTACATCAAGGACATCGCCGCCGAGATGCTGGCCAAAGACCCCGGCCTTGTGGACCTGCCCGAAGCCGAGGGCCAGGACCGCTGCTTCGAATACGCCATGAGCTCCATCATGGACGGCATCAAGCAGGACCTCGCCGACTTCCGCGTGGAGCACCAGGTGTGGTTCTCCGAGCTTTCGCTGGTGCGCGAGGGCGCGGTGGAAAAGACCTTCGAGCGGCTGAAGGCCGCCGGCCTTGCCTTCGAGCAGGACGGCGCGCTGTGGTTCCGCACCACCACCCTCGGCGACGACAAGGACCGGGTGCTGCGCAAGTCCGACGGCACCCTGACCTACTTCGCCTCGGACATCGCCTACCATGACAACAAGTACGACCGGGGCTTCGACCTCGTGGTGGACATCTGGGGCGCCGACCATCACGGCTACGTGCCGCGCATGCGCGCCGCCGTGGCCGCGCTGGGCAAGCGGCCCGAGCAGTTCGACGTGATCCTGGTGCAACTGGTGAACCTGTTGCAGAACGGCGAGCAGATCGCCATGTCCACCCGCGCCGGGCAATTCGAGACCCTGCACGACGTGGTCAGGGAAGTGGGCGCCGACGCCGCGCGGTTCATGTTCCTTTCGCGCAAGAGCGACAGCCACCTCGACTTCGACCTGGAACTGGTGAAGCAGCGCTCCATGGACAACCCGGTGTACTACGTGCAGTACGCCCACGCCCGCGTGTGCGCGGTGCTGCGCAAGGCGGCGGAACGCTCCATCGTCCTGCCCGCGCGGCTGGACGCGGCGGCGCTGGCCCCGCTGACCCTGCCGGAGGAACTGGACCTGCTGCGCCTTGTGGACCGCATGCCCGACACCCTTTCCGCTGCCGCCGAAGGGCTGGCCCCGCACCACGTCAGCTTCTATCTGATGGAAGTGGCGGGCGCCCTGCACAGCTACTACGCCAAGGTGCCGGTGCTGAACGCCGCCGACGCGGAAACCATCGTGGCCCGCCTTGCCCTGCTGCGCGTCGTGGGCCAGGCCGTGGCCAACGGCCTGAACCTGCTTGGCGTCGAAGCGCCAGAGGCCATGTAG
- a CDS encoding ACP S-malonyltransferase encodes MNRTDIAILFPGQGSQEPGMGRDVADAMPEAMDLWKKAERASGLPLREIYWDGGDDKAMADTRNLQPALTVVNLSLWLRLAGRVSPACAAGHSLGEYAAAAASGALSVDSTLELVALRGRLMAEADPDGKGAMAAVLKLSQADVDAVVAEAAEATGQMIRIANYNTPGQLVLSGTRDAIADAAARVKDRKGRALVLPVSGAFHSPLMDEAAKELAKAMRTVTWSRPRFAVYCNVTGQAVTDGESLHEVMTRQMTSSVQWIATVTNQWNAGVRRWVESGPKGVLTKMVGPILAASGVPAAEEGGWTAEGAGSLQQADALSF; translated from the coding sequence ATGAACCGTACCGACATCGCCATCCTTTTCCCCGGCCAGGGCTCGCAGGAACCCGGCATGGGCCGCGACGTGGCCGACGCCATGCCCGAGGCCATGGACCTGTGGAAGAAGGCCGAACGCGCAAGCGGCCTGCCCCTGCGCGAAATCTACTGGGACGGCGGCGACGACAAGGCCATGGCCGATACCCGCAATCTGCAACCCGCGCTGACCGTGGTCAACCTGTCCCTGTGGCTGCGCCTTGCCGGGCGCGTCAGCCCGGCCTGCGCCGCCGGGCACAGCCTGGGTGAATACGCGGCTGCCGCCGCCTCCGGCGCGCTTTCCGTGGACAGCACCCTGGAACTGGTGGCCCTGCGCGGACGCCTGATGGCCGAGGCCGACCCCGACGGCAAGGGGGCCATGGCCGCCGTGCTCAAGCTTTCGCAGGCCGACGTGGACGCCGTGGTGGCGGAGGCCGCCGAAGCCACCGGCCAGATGATCCGCATCGCCAACTACAACACGCCGGGCCAGCTGGTGCTGTCCGGCACGCGCGACGCCATCGCCGATGCCGCCGCCAGGGTAAAGGACCGCAAGGGCCGCGCGCTCGTCCTGCCCGTCAGCGGGGCCTTTCACAGCCCGCTCATGGACGAGGCGGCGAAGGAACTGGCCAAGGCCATGCGCACGGTCACCTGGTCGCGCCCGCGCTTTGCCGTGTACTGCAACGTGACCGGCCAGGCCGTCACCGACGGCGAATCGCTGCACGAGGTCATGACCCGGCAGATGACGTCCTCCGTGCAGTGGATCGCCACCGTGACCAACCAGTGGAACGCCGGAGTGCGCCGCTGGGTGGAATCCGGCCCCAAGGGCGTGCTGACCAAGATGGTGGGCCCCATACTTGCCGCGTCGGGCGTGCCCGCCGCCGAGGAAGGCGGCTGGACGGCGGAGGGCGCGGGCAGCCTGCAACAGGCCGACGCGCTGTCGTTCTAG
- a CDS encoding 16S rRNA (guanine(527)-N(7))-methyltransferase RsmG gives MPPADVHVSLKELTRLCAEAGFGPDSVPEAAQKSLAGYLELLMKWNRVMNLVGTHTWQATFRTLIVDSLHLARFLRTLPLPEAPETWDLGAGAGLPGIPLRAVWQAGIYHLVDAREKRTLFLSNVLARHPLPGTVVFRGRVEEFMPTRPKADCVVSRAFLPWPAVLELVRGHMAPGGMVVFLANEGAPASLPPGWRVAVRAEYGVQAPPPHGAGGMSGRAGHNGHSGRIGRNVTGGAAGKGGTEPAFTTRHLWALALE, from the coding sequence ATGCCCCCCGCAGATGTCCACGTATCGTTAAAAGAGCTGACCCGGCTGTGCGCCGAGGCCGGGTTCGGTCCCGACAGCGTGCCCGAGGCCGCGCAGAAGTCCCTGGCGGGCTATCTGGAACTGCTGATGAAGTGGAACCGGGTCATGAACCTGGTGGGCACGCACACCTGGCAAGCCACCTTCCGCACCCTGATCGTGGACAGCCTGCACCTGGCGCGCTTTCTGCGCACGCTGCCCCTGCCCGAGGCGCCGGAAACGTGGGATCTGGGCGCGGGGGCCGGGCTGCCGGGCATTCCCCTGCGTGCGGTATGGCAGGCGGGCATCTACCATCTTGTTGATGCGCGCGAGAAACGCACCCTGTTCCTGTCCAACGTGCTGGCCCGCCACCCCCTGCCGGGCACCGTGGTGTTCCGGGGTAGGGTGGAGGAGTTCATGCCCACGCGTCCCAAGGCGGATTGCGTGGTGAGCCGCGCCTTTCTGCCCTGGCCGGCGGTGCTGGAACTGGTGCGCGGCCACATGGCCCCCGGCGGCATGGTGGTGTTTCTGGCCAACGAAGGCGCGCCCGCAAGCCTGCCCCCCGGCTGGAGAGTGGCTGTGCGGGCGGAATACGGGGTGCAGGCCCCGCCGCCGCACGGTGCGGGCGGGATGTCCGGACGGGCCGGGCACAACGGCCATAGTGGGCGGATCGGGCGGAACGTGACCGGCGGTGCGGCCGGGAAGGGCGGCACGGAGCCCGCCTTCACCACGCGCCATCTGTGGGCGCTGGCTTTGGAGTGA
- a CDS encoding STT3 domain-containing protein: MSVHTPETSPLASSSAGHPEAGGNGESHTLPDGGQRPPVGRSPRTPQAGLRAAAVALCSPGGRAVLLALLAFGVAFAMRMLEYPAWQTPEYQLDGEYLLATHDAYHWTAGADGFEFGAGHPMSELVRYVALLTGSTSGGVGFWLPPVMGSLLAVAVFAWAAALGGMEAGLCAGVLASLAPGFLARTLLGYCDTDLVTLLFALMAALGPGLWLAPRLRTLPEMAVALYRRLRRGSKRAATASGTAADGAAGATAGTTDDASGVDDALAPHWMALLLCSGLLGWWSQEWHSMFPYLVRYYALLVPGLAVVFGRRGGRADLMVGGLLYALPMLGGWPGFAGAVLLAVGLRGPWPFLRALAERRVVHAALWLVVLWLVADAEVFQTMLNSAQSYIKRAGDAVSQADGDVLVYPSVAQSIIEVQDLSVAEVLAYFHPWMPAALAGLAGFGIALVARPAALFHLPLAVLAFLSIKLGGRMVMFGAPVMALGICMPVHWLAGLVLRDNFYRTAGRLLVSAVLLVVLGAPYLEVIPAMTQGPILNRRHAAALKFLRTNTPEEAMIWNWWDWGYSTHHFAHRSTIADGASHGGPSLFVPAAVYASDNPRFARQLIKYAASKGNIPGNVFEGMNNHDADDLMRKLAARKEPLVAAQGRQYLVVSFDMLRLGFWITTYGRWNFLAKEGRGYQIASISKPLQFSMENGVVLVQNMDPVYAESIDVLDDTGLQRQMYFRFNGRHFIFNRTTGDKLVIDDDMYNTLMVQLLLSSPEDPRFTPYFRLVFDNVHTRVYEVL; encoded by the coding sequence ATGAGCGTGCACACGCCCGAAACATCTCCCCTTGCCTCCTCCAGCGCCGGGCACCCGGAAGCCGGGGGCAACGGCGAATCCCATACCCTGCCGGACGGCGGGCAGCGTCCCCCGGTGGGGCGGTCCCCGCGAACCCCGCAAGCTGGGCTGCGCGCCGCCGCCGTGGCGCTGTGTTCACCGGGCGGACGCGCCGTGCTGCTGGCCCTGCTGGCCTTTGGCGTGGCCTTTGCCATGCGCATGCTGGAATACCCGGCCTGGCAGACCCCGGAATACCAGTTGGACGGCGAATACCTGCTGGCCACGCACGACGCCTATCACTGGACTGCGGGGGCCGACGGCTTCGAGTTCGGTGCGGGGCACCCCATGTCCGAACTGGTGCGCTATGTGGCCCTGCTCACCGGGTCCACCTCCGGAGGGGTGGGCTTCTGGCTGCCGCCGGTCATGGGCAGCCTGCTGGCGGTGGCGGTGTTTGCCTGGGCCGCCGCGCTGGGCGGCATGGAGGCGGGGCTGTGCGCCGGGGTGCTGGCGTCGCTGGCGCCCGGCTTTCTGGCCCGCACCCTGCTGGGCTACTGCGATACCGATCTGGTGACCCTGCTGTTCGCCCTGATGGCCGCGCTTGGGCCGGGCCTGTGGCTGGCCCCGCGCCTGCGCACCCTGCCGGAGATGGCCGTGGCCCTGTACCGGCGGCTGCGGCGCGGGAGCAAGCGCGCCGCCACGGCTTCCGGAACAGCTGCGGACGGGGCTGCTGGCGCGACTGCTGGCACGACTGATGACGCATCGGGCGTCGACGATGCCCTTGCCCCCCACTGGATGGCGCTGCTGCTGTGCAGCGGCCTTCTGGGCTGGTGGTCGCAGGAGTGGCATTCCATGTTTCCGTACCTGGTGCGCTACTACGCACTGCTGGTGCCCGGCCTGGCCGTGGTGTTCGGCAGGCGCGGCGGCCGGGCCGACCTGATGGTGGGCGGGCTGCTGTACGCCCTGCCCATGCTGGGCGGCTGGCCGGGTTTTGCCGGGGCGGTGCTGCTGGCGGTGGGGCTGCGCGGTCCGTGGCCCTTCCTGCGGGCGCTGGCCGAACGGCGGGTGGTGCACGCCGCTCTGTGGCTGGTGGTGCTGTGGCTGGTGGCCGATGCCGAAGTGTTCCAGACCATGCTGAATTCGGCCCAAAGCTACATCAAGCGGGCGGGCGATGCCGTGTCCCAGGCCGACGGCGACGTGCTGGTCTACCCTTCGGTGGCCCAGAGCATCATCGAGGTGCAGGATCTTTCGGTGGCGGAGGTGCTGGCCTACTTCCACCCGTGGATGCCCGCCGCGCTGGCGGGGCTGGCCGGGTTCGGCATCGCGCTGGTGGCGCGCCCGGCGGCGTTGTTCCACCTGCCGCTGGCGGTGCTGGCCTTCCTGTCCATCAAGCTGGGCGGGCGCATGGTCATGTTCGGGGCTCCGGTGATGGCCCTTGGCATCTGCATGCCGGTGCACTGGCTGGCGGGCCTTGTGCTGCGCGACAACTTCTACCGCACCGCCGGGCGGCTGCTGGTTTCCGCCGTGCTGCTGGTGGTGCTGGGCGCGCCGTACCTGGAGGTCATCCCGGCCATGACCCAGGGGCCCATCCTTAACCGGCGGCACGCGGCTGCGCTGAAATTCCTGCGCACCAACACGCCGGAAGAAGCCATGATCTGGAACTGGTGGGACTGGGGCTATTCCACCCACCACTTCGCGCACCGTTCGACCATCGCCGACGGAGCGAGCCATGGCGGGCCTTCGCTGTTCGTGCCCGCCGCCGTGTACGCCTCGGACAACCCGCGCTTTGCCCGGCAGCTCATCAAGTACGCGGCCAGCAAGGGCAACATTCCCGGCAACGTCTTCGAGGGCATGAACAACCACGACGCCGACGACCTCATGCGCAAGCTGGCCGCCCGAAAGGAACCGCTGGTGGCGGCGCAGGGCAGGCAGTATCTGGTGGTCAGCTTCGACATGCTGCGCCTGGGCTTCTGGATAACAACCTATGGCCGTTGGAACTTTCTGGCCAAGGAAGGGCGCGGCTACCAGATAGCCTCCATCAGCAAGCCGCTGCAATTCAGCATGGAAAACGGCGTGGTGCTGGTGCAGAACATGGACCCGGTGTACGCGGAATCCATCGACGTGCTCGACGATACCGGCCTGCAACGCCAGATGTACTTCCGGTTCAACGGGCGGCACTTCATCTTCAACCGCACCACCGGCGACAAACTGGTCATCGACGACGACATGTACAACACGCTGATGGTGCAGCTGCTGCTGTCGTCACCGGAAGACCCGCGCTTCACGCCGTATTTCAGGCTGGTGTTCGACAACGTGCATACGCGCGTGTACGAAGTATTGTGA
- a CDS encoding 23S rRNA (pseudouridine(1915)-N(3))-methyltransferase RlmH has translation MKSLRLLAVGKLKTPFWQQAAAHYLERLRHTWRVTETLVRDGDAALPPAKRNADEGARLLAALGPADIVVCMDERGKAHTSREFAALLDRLTENATAVPCFVIGGAYGLDDAVLKRATLRVCLGPMTLPHEMARVVLLEQLYRADCILRGSPYHH, from the coding sequence GTGAAATCACTGCGCCTGCTGGCGGTGGGCAAGCTGAAGACGCCGTTCTGGCAGCAGGCCGCCGCGCATTACCTGGAACGGCTGCGCCACACCTGGCGCGTGACCGAAACCCTGGTCCGCGACGGCGACGCCGCCCTGCCGCCCGCCAAACGCAACGCCGACGAAGGCGCGCGCCTGCTGGCCGCCCTTGGCCCCGCCGACATCGTGGTATGCATGGACGAACGCGGCAAGGCCCACACCTCGCGCGAGTTCGCCGCGCTGCTGGACCGGCTGACGGAAAACGCCACGGCGGTGCCGTGCTTCGTCATCGGCGGCGCCTACGGCCTGGACGATGCCGTCCTGAAGCGGGCCACCCTGCGCGTCTGCCTTGGCCCCATGACCTTACCCCACGAGATGGCCCGGGTGGTGCTGCTGGAACAGCTGTACCGGGCGGACTGCATCCTGCGCGGTTCCCCGTATCACCACTAG
- a CDS encoding L-threonylcarbamoyladenylate synthase, giving the protein MLDLDDAAALLRAGRVVVFPTETFFGVGCLATHAGAVDEVYRVKRRAHRLALPVIVGHVDQLAQVAAPMGPVAEGLARRFWPGPLSILLPAAPGVPEPLTGGTGRVAVRLTPHPAARELCLRAGGPLVASSANISGRPAVTRAVDLDPELLAEVAGVMDLPPAPPGGLPSTLVEVLDGVCCATGGCTGEGAPRLRVLRAGAVSAQALRDAGYALE; this is encoded by the coding sequence ATGCTCGACCTGGATGATGCCGCCGCGCTGTTGCGCGCGGGACGGGTGGTGGTGTTTCCCACCGAGACCTTTTTCGGAGTGGGGTGCCTGGCCACCCATGCCGGAGCCGTGGACGAGGTGTACCGGGTGAAGCGCCGCGCCCATCGCCTGGCCCTGCCGGTCATCGTGGGCCATGTGGACCAACTGGCGCAGGTGGCGGCCCCCATGGGCCCGGTGGCGGAAGGGCTGGCCCGGCGGTTCTGGCCGGGGCCGCTGTCCATCCTGCTGCCCGCGGCGCCCGGCGTGCCCGAGCCGCTTACAGGTGGTACGGGGCGCGTGGCCGTGCGCCTGACCCCGCATCCCGCGGCCCGCGAATTGTGCCTGCGGGCCGGTGGGCCGCTGGTGGCCAGCAGCGCCAACATCAGTGGGCGCCCAGCCGTGACGCGCGCCGTGGACCTTGATCCGGAACTGCTGGCCGAGGTGGCCGGGGTGATGGACCTGCCCCCCGCACCACCCGGCGGACTGCCCTCCACGCTGGTGGAAGTGCTGGATGGCGTCTGTTGCGCTACCGGCGGCTGTACTGGTGAGGGCGCGCCGCGCCTGCGGGTGTTGCGTGCCGGGGCCGTATCGGCGCAGGCCTTGCGCGATGCCGGGTACGCGCTGGAGTGA